The proteins below come from a single Stigmatopora argus isolate UIUO_Sarg chromosome 11, RoL_Sarg_1.0, whole genome shotgun sequence genomic window:
- the LOC144084801 gene encoding early growth response protein 2b-like, which yields MSLFPKQPKTDGGKGAPIIQSKSAAPPSKRRLAPPRAGEPRSDRRTPSGDSPRMAHGQPDAGHMYAAAPPYAHLHPAPYDVYQEAGAGTYLAAPYHAHAAPPYNGAPKAPTALDYGAYAPQVAFADRKSVAAYALDSLRGAPPLTPLDTIRNFTLAAPPPPPPPPPPPSDGPLVAAFPGQQDLPLRPILRPRKYPCRPSKTPVHQRPYACPAQSCERRFSRSDELSRHLRIHTGHKPFQCRICARAFGRSDHLATHVRTHTGEKPFSCDTCGRSFARSDERRRHLKIHLRAAKEAGGHGP from the exons ATGTCTCTGTTTCCAAAGCAGCCCAAGACGGACGgagggaagggggcacccatcATCCAGTCTAAGTCTGCCGCACCTCCATCAAAGCGTCGACTGGCCCCGCCCCGCGCAGGTGAGCCCCGCTCCGACCGACGGACGCCAAGCGGCGACTCCCCGCGCATGGCGCACGGTCAGCCCGACGCCGGCCACATGTACGCGGCGGCTCCTCCCTACGCGCACCTCCACCCGGCCCCGTACGACGTGTACCAGGAGGCCGGCGCCGGCACGTACCTGGCCGCGCCCTATCACGCTCACGCGGCCCCCCCGTACAACGGCGCGCCCAAAGCACCGACGGCGCTGGACTACGGGGCCTACGCGCCCCAGGTGGCCTTCGCGGACCGCAAGTCGGTGGCGGCGTATGCCTTGGACTCGCTGCGCGGGGCGCCGCCGCTAACCCCGCTCGATACCATCCGGAATTTTACCTTggccgctcctcctcctcctcctccgccaccGCCTCCTCCCTCCGACGGACCGCTGGTGGCCGCCTTCCCGGGACAGCAGGACCTCCCGCTAAG GCCCATCCTGCGTCCGCGCAAGTACCCGTGCCGGCCCAGCAAGACGCCGGTGCACCAGCGTCCGTACGCCTGCCCGGCCCAGAGCTGCGAGCGGCGCTTCTCGCGCTCGGACGAGCTGAGCCGCCACCTGCGCATCCACACGGGCCACAAGCCCTTCCAGTGCCGCATCTGCGCGCGGGCCTTTGGCCGCAGCGACCACCTGGCCACGCACGTGCGCACGCACACCGGCGAGAAGCCCTTCTCCTGCGACACCTGCGGCAGGAGCTTCGCGCGCAGCGACGAGCGCCGCCGACACCTCAAGATTCACCTCAGGGCGGCCAAAGAGGCCGGGGGTCACGGCCCCTGA
- the LOC144084963 gene encoding 2-aminoethanethiol dioxygenase-like has protein sequence MKTLESPDMNSLVQRIARQALVTFRRPTPCSFADHHEQLLGLMRQVRGADLKVIPPASPPPYGAPPVTYMHICETEHFSMGVFLLKSGARIPLHDHPGMHGVLKVLYGKVRVSCFDRPDAGEERPRLGALRRSVLRSSAEVTDASEPCVLTPERDNLHQIDAVDGPAAFLDVLAPPYDPEDGRDCHYFRVLQGAEVREPNREVLLMEIAQPVSFWCGTEPYPGPGVRL, from the coding sequence ATGAAAACTCTGGAAAGTCCGGACATGAACTCGCTGGTGCAGAGGATCGCCCGGCAGGCGCTCGTCACCTTCCGCCGTCCGACGCCTTGCTCGTTCGCCGACCATCACGAGCAGTTGCTGGGCCTGATGAGACAGGTACGGGGCGCCGACCTGAAGGTGATTCCGCCCGCCTCGCCCCCTCCCTACGGCGCCCCTCCGGTCACCTACATGCACATCTGCGAGACGGAGCACTTTAGCATGGGCGTGTTCCTGCTCAAGAGCGGCGCCCGCATCCCCCTGCACGACCACCCGGGCATGCACGGCGTGCTCAAGGTGCTCTACGGGAAGGTACGGGTCAGCTGCTTCGACCGACCGGACGCGGGCGAGGAGAGGCCACGGTTGGGCGCCCTGCGCCGCTCGGTGCTGCGCTCCAGCGCCGAGGTCACGGACGCCAGCGAGCCTTGCGTGCTGACGCCCGAGCGGGACAACCTGCACCAGATCGACGCCGTGGACGGGCCCGCCGCCTTCCTCGACGTCCTGGCGCCGCCCTACGACCCCGAGGACGGGCGCGACTGCCACTACTTCCGAGTGCTGCAGGGGGCCGAGGTGCGAGAGCCCAACCGTGAGGTCTTGCTCATGGAGATCGCGCAGCCCGTGTCCTTCTGGTGCGGGACCGAACCCTACCCGGGTCCCGGGGTGCGCCTCTGA